The following are encoded together in the Girardinichthys multiradiatus isolate DD_20200921_A chromosome X, DD_fGirMul_XY1, whole genome shotgun sequence genome:
- the LOC124863423 gene encoding pleckstrin homology domain-containing family F member 1-like, whose product MDALTSETQNRKRIKEVESAFSPSGVQLSIPDRVLVGEGTLMKQGRKKWEQKAFFLFSDILVYGSILMNNRWYKKQKVILLQDIKLEDMEDGEDSKHQWLICTPCKSFFVCAPSYEEKKAWIAHIEACQQALLQEQVLQPNLTLAKTWIPNHATQKCMRCFATFTSTNRRHHCRKCGFVVCNGCSKGRAIIEHINPNKPVRICKNCSKTCKADENFCNRGNSFWDDAEERSSGDE is encoded by the exons ATGGATGCACTGACTTCTGAAACTCAGAATCGAAAGCGGATCAAAGAAGTGGAGAGTGCTTTCAGTCCATCAGGGGTGCAGCTTTCCATACCAGATCGGGTTCTGGTGGGCGAGGGCACCCTGATGAAGCAGGGTCGCAAGAAGTGGGAGCAGAAAGCGTTCTTCCTCTTTAGTGATATCCTCGTGTACGGCAGCATCCTCATGAACAACCGTTGGTACAAGAAACAGAAGGTCATCCTTTTAC AGGACATCAAGCTGGAAGACATGGAGGATGGCGAAGATTCTAAGCACCAGTGGCTAATCTGCACACCTTGCAAGTCCTTCTTTGTTTGTGCCCCCTCCTACGAGGAGAAGAAAGCCTGGATTGCCCACATTGAGGCCTGCCAGCAGGCCCTCCTGCAGGAGCAAGTCCTCCAACCAAACCTCACGCTTGCCAAAACTTGGATCCCCAACCATGCCACCCAGAAATGCATGCGCTGCTTTGCAACGTTCACCAGCACCAACCGGCGGCACCACTGCAGAAAGTGCGGCTTTGTGGTGTGCAACGGGTGCTCCAAGGGTCGAGCCATCATTGAGCACATTAACCCCAACAAACCGGTGCGTATCTGCAAGAACTGCAGCAAAACGTGCAAGGCAGATGAGAATTTTTGCAATCGGGGAAACAGCTTTTGGGATGATGCAGAAGAAAGATCCAGTGGTGATGAATAA